The following are encoded together in the Naumannella cuiyingiana genome:
- a CDS encoding L-rhamnose mutarotase: protein MTRSWTVANARTAVSSETARGRACLLLRIRPEAIEDYVAEHQRVWPEMLAALSAAGWRNYSLFIREADGLVVGYFEADDAEAAVAAMAGSQINARWQESMGRYFVPGTGPEFLPIYFHLA, encoded by the coding sequence ATGACGCGGTCCTGGACCGTGGCGAACGCGCGGACAGCCGTCTCGTCGGAGACCGCTCGGGGGCGGGCCTGCCTGCTGTTGCGGATCCGCCCGGAGGCCATCGAGGACTACGTCGCCGAGCACCAACGGGTCTGGCCGGAGATGCTCGCGGCGCTCAGCGCGGCCGGCTGGCGCAACTACTCGTTGTTCATCCGCGAGGCCGACGGTCTCGTCGTCGGCTACTTCGAGGCCGACGACGCCGAGGCCGCGGTCGCGGCGATGGCCGGCTCGCAGATCAATGCCCGATGGCAGGAGTCGATGGGTAGGTACTTCGTGCCGGGCACCGGTCCCGAGTTCTTGCCGATCTACTTCCACCTCGCCTGA
- a CDS encoding MFS transporter, with amino-acid sequence MSTNQPAKARLRGWRATIAVAMSNYIEAGSIIALATSLTFWQEYFGFDNLAVGFIAAISANAFGSAIGALIGGPLGDRFGRKFIYTYDLVLYMIGTAFVIFAVAPWMLIVGVLLTGIAVGAGVPVAWTYIAEEAPAEQRARHVGMAQLAWSLGPFLVFAIATVLVPLGLFGSRLIFAHLFVVAFITWWVRRGLAESRIWSESRRPGVSMSPLAGLKALLSRKQNITALIFLFGVYAIWGAVAGQMGIFMPRVYETAGVESPTTQNLLQVLLWGCTVAATYFGFMLLADRMSRRLLYGIGAALGVAAWLILVFAHVTGPMLIAFAVLWGVSAGIGAQAFYGLWTAELFATRYRASAQGVLFCLARIVVGLLSYWFPTLLATRGVPFVGVIMIALLVVALLIGVLFAPDTRGKSLEQIELERYGENLEARGNTAGAAR; translated from the coding sequence ATGAGCACAAACCAACCTGCGAAGGCCAGGCTGCGCGGCTGGCGCGCGACGATCGCGGTCGCGATGTCGAACTACATCGAGGCCGGTTCGATCATCGCGTTGGCGACCAGCCTGACCTTCTGGCAGGAGTACTTCGGCTTCGACAACCTCGCGGTGGGATTCATCGCGGCGATCAGCGCGAACGCGTTCGGTTCGGCGATCGGCGCGCTGATCGGCGGGCCGCTCGGCGATCGGTTCGGACGCAAGTTCATCTACACCTACGATCTTGTGCTCTACATGATCGGCACGGCCTTCGTGATCTTCGCGGTTGCGCCATGGATGCTGATCGTCGGCGTGCTGCTGACCGGCATCGCGGTCGGCGCCGGCGTACCGGTCGCGTGGACCTACATCGCCGAGGAAGCGCCGGCCGAGCAGCGCGCTCGTCATGTCGGGATGGCCCAGCTCGCCTGGTCGCTCGGACCGTTCCTGGTCTTCGCCATCGCGACCGTGCTGGTTCCGCTGGGCCTGTTCGGCAGCCGGTTGATCTTCGCGCACCTGTTCGTGGTCGCGTTCATCACCTGGTGGGTGCGCCGCGGGCTTGCGGAATCGCGGATCTGGTCCGAGAGCCGCCGGCCCGGCGTGTCCATGTCGCCGCTCGCCGGCCTGAAGGCGCTGCTCAGCCGCAAACAGAACATCACCGCGTTGATCTTCCTGTTCGGCGTGTACGCCATCTGGGGCGCGGTGGCGGGCCAGATGGGAATCTTCATGCCTCGGGTCTACGAGACCGCGGGAGTGGAGAGCCCCACCACCCAGAATCTGTTGCAGGTGCTGCTGTGGGGCTGCACCGTCGCCGCGACCTACTTCGGCTTCATGCTGCTCGCCGACCGGATGAGCCGCCGCCTGCTCTACGGCATCGGCGCGGCACTCGGTGTTGCGGCCTGGTTGATCCTCGTCTTCGCCCACGTCACCGGCCCGATGCTGATCGCCTTCGCCGTGCTCTGGGGCGTCTCCGCGGGTATCGGCGCGCAGGCGTTCTACGGCCTGTGGACGGCCGAGCTGTTCGCCACCCGCTACCGGGCCAGCGCGCAGGGCGTGCTGTTCTGCCTGGCCCGCATCGTGGTCGGCCTGTTGAGCTACTGGTTCCCGACGCTGCTCGCCACCCGCGGCGTACCGTTCGTCGGCGTGATCATGATCGCGCTACTCGTCGTGGCGCTGCTGATCGGTGTGCTGTTCGCGCCGGACACGCGAGGCAAGAGCCTGGAGCAGATCGAGCTCGAACGGTACGGGGAGAATCTCGAGGCTCGGGGCAACACCGCGGGTGCGGCCCGATGA
- a CDS encoding L-fucose/L-arabinose isomerase family protein — MTATERLDVPESGDPLVRRRDFPQPVIGIVGGGLGAYWPQFPELLPELQRAQTEIVRRFTEADARVVDAGFISDATEGRAAAARLRAADCDLVVINLATYLTSDMVLPIAQQAGAPVLIIDLQPGPRMDHARFGTGEWLAYCGQCSVPEVASVFRRAGIDFRSVTGHLGSDRAWARIDAWLRAAKARAALRRARHGLMGHLYPGMLDVSTDLTRLPATFGSHVEVLEFDDLRERVAEVDDAAAAERVAAASSIFELDGSVDPGDLDWAARVSLGLDRLVDDFSLDSLAYYHRGLAGELHERLGAGMILGASLLTARGVPAAGEYELRTSVAMLIAEALGAGGSFTELQALNFDDDVVEMGHDGPAHLRVASRQPLLRGLGVYHGKRGYGVSVEFDVTAGPVTTFSLGQERDGSLTFIAAQGEVVPGPLMRIGNTTSRVHFGRDPGEWVDDWSATGTGHHWVLTTGHHAATLRAAAELLGCAYRGV, encoded by the coding sequence ATGACGGCCACCGAGCGGCTCGACGTGCCGGAATCGGGCGATCCGCTGGTACGCCGCCGCGACTTCCCGCAGCCGGTGATCGGCATCGTCGGCGGCGGGCTCGGGGCCTACTGGCCGCAGTTCCCGGAGTTGCTGCCCGAGCTGCAGCGTGCCCAGACCGAGATCGTCCGCCGGTTCACCGAGGCCGATGCCCGCGTCGTGGACGCGGGATTCATCTCCGACGCGACCGAGGGCCGGGCGGCCGCCGCGCGCCTGCGGGCCGCGGACTGCGACCTGGTGGTGATCAACCTCGCCACCTACCTGACCAGCGACATGGTCCTGCCGATCGCGCAGCAGGCGGGCGCGCCGGTGTTGATCATCGACCTGCAGCCCGGGCCGCGGATGGATCATGCGCGGTTCGGCACGGGGGAGTGGCTGGCCTACTGCGGTCAGTGCTCGGTGCCCGAGGTGGCGAGCGTCTTCCGGCGGGCCGGCATCGACTTCCGCTCGGTCACCGGCCACCTCGGGTCGGATCGGGCGTGGGCCCGGATCGACGCCTGGCTGCGGGCAGCGAAGGCGCGTGCCGCGCTGCGCCGGGCCCGGCACGGACTGATGGGGCACCTGTATCCGGGGATGCTCGACGTGTCGACCGATCTGACCCGGCTGCCGGCGACCTTCGGCAGCCATGTCGAGGTGCTGGAGTTCGACGACCTGCGCGAACGGGTCGCGGAGGTCGACGACGCGGCCGCCGCCGAGCGGGTTGCCGCGGCCTCGTCGATCTTCGAGCTGGACGGCTCGGTCGACCCGGGCGATCTGGACTGGGCGGCGCGTGTCTCGCTGGGGCTCGACCGGCTGGTCGACGACTTCTCGCTGGACTCGCTGGCCTACTACCACCGCGGCCTGGCCGGCGAGCTGCACGAGCGGCTCGGGGCGGGGATGATTCTTGGTGCATCGCTGCTCACCGCGCGTGGCGTACCGGCAGCGGGGGAGTACGAACTGCGGACCAGCGTCGCCATGCTGATCGCGGAGGCTCTCGGCGCCGGTGGCTCCTTCACCGAGCTGCAGGCGCTGAACTTCGACGACGATGTCGTCGAGATGGGCCACGACGGTCCCGCCCACCTGCGGGTCGCCTCGCGGCAGCCGCTGCTGCGCGGGCTCGGCGTCTACCACGGCAAACGCGGCTACGGGGTCTCGGTCGAGTTCGACGTGACGGCGGGGCCCGTGACCACCTTCTCCCTCGGCCAGGAGCGCGACGGCTCGCTGACCTTCATCGCGGCGCAGGGCGAGGTGGTTCCCGGGCCGCTGATGCGGATCGGCAACACCACCTCGCGGGTCCACTTCGGCCGCGACCCGGGTGAGTGGGTCGACGACTGGTCGGCCACGGGCACCGGACACCACTGGGTGCTGACCACCGGGCACCACGCGGCAACGCTGCGCGCGGCCGCCGAACTGCTTGGCTGCGCCTACCGCGGCGTGTGA